Genomic DNA from Desulfovibrio psychrotolerans:
CCATGCGGACGGTGGCGACCCAGAATCCGGCTTCCAGAATGAAGTTCAGAATCTCCACGGCGCTACCTCCAGCGGATGCGGTATTTTGTCAGGAACATGGAAAAAAGCACCGCCAGCAGGCAGACAGCCGTTGTCACGTCCGCGATGTAGTTGGAAATGTTAATGGCACGGCTCATGGAGTCTGCCCCGATATACACCACCGCCACGAATACGGCAGAGGCAATGACACCCAGCGGGTGCAGCGCGGCAAGCATGGCAACCACGATGCCGGAGTAGCCGAACCCCGGCGAAAGATCGAGGGTGAGGTAGCCCTTGACCCCGCACAGCTCGGAAACGCCTGCCATGGCGGCAAGCCCGCCGGAGAGCAGGGCCGTGCGCACGGTGACGGCATTGACCGGCATGCCCGCAAACCGGCTGGCCTTGGGGCTTGCACCCACGGCCCGGATTTCAAAGCCCCATACGGTGGAGCGCATGAACCACCATGTGGCGGCGGCAAACAGAACGGCAAACACAAAGCCCAGATGCAGCCGCGACTTGGCAAAAAGCTGGGGCAGCACGGCGCTGTCCACCACGGGGGCGGCCTGCGGCCAGCCCATGGCCATGGGGTCTTTCCACGGGCCGAAGACCAGCCAGTTGACAAAGAGCAGCACCACAAAGTTGAGCAGCAGCGTGGTAACTACCTCATCCACCTGCAATCTGGTCTTGAGCAGGGTGGGGGCGAGCAGCAAAAGCCCACCGCCTGCGGCCCCGGCAAGGAACAGGAACGGAATCATAAGATAGGGCGGCAGGGAAAGGGCGCCTGTGCCCAGCCATGTGGCCAGCACCGCCCCCATGTAAAACTGCCCTTCTCCGCCTATGTTCCACAGCTTGGCGCGAAAGGCCACGGCGGCGGCAAGCCCGGTA
This window encodes:
- a CDS encoding ABC transporter permease, producing the protein MRMEPRENVSVAVRALAPLIAVAAAMAVCSVLLLWGGASPLEGWALMLKGALGSRFAITETLTRATPLIFTGLAAAVAFRAKLWNIGGEGQFYMGAVLATWLGTGALSLPPYLMIPFLFLAGAAGGGLLLLAPTLLKTRLQVDEVVTTLLLNFVVLLFVNWLVFGPWKDPMAMGWPQAAPVVDSAVLPQLFAKSRLHLGFVFAVLFAAATWWFMRSTVWGFEIRAVGASPKASRFAGMPVNAVTVRTALLSGGLAAMAGVSELCGVKGYLTLDLSPGFGYSGIVVAMLAALHPLGVIASAVFVAVVYIGADSMSRAINISNYIADVTTAVCLLAVLFSMFLTKYRIRWR